One genomic window of Candidatus Methylomirabilota bacterium includes the following:
- a CDS encoding type II toxin-antitoxin system VapC family toxin yields MIVLDTHVWVWWVSGSTPLSFKARRIIDESVQQSAIYLSSISVWEVAQLTARGRLQLTMGVVDWVAKSEALPFVHFVPVDNTIALKSVQLPDPLHSDPADRIIIATALTLGFPLATRDERIARYPHIRTIW; encoded by the coding sequence GTGATCGTGCTGGACACGCACGTCTGGGTCTGGTGGGTCAGCGGCAGCACACCGCTTTCCTTCAAGGCGCGTCGAATCATCGACGAGAGCGTGCAGCAGAGCGCCATCTATCTGTCGTCGATAAGCGTCTGGGAAGTGGCCCAGCTTACCGCCAGAGGCCGCCTGCAACTGACCATGGGGGTGGTCGACTGGGTAGCCAAGTCCGAGGCCCTGCCGTTTGTCCACTTCGTACCCGTGGATAACACCATTGCCCTCAAATCGGTCCAGTTGCCCGACCCGCTCCATTCGGATCCTGCAGATCGGATCATCATCGCCACCGCGCTCACCCTGGGCTTTCCCCTGGCCACCCGCGATGAGAGGATCGCCCGCTATCCTCATATTCGGACCATTTGGTAA
- a CDS encoding IS1380 family transposase has translation MQAQVTPLDGSKAIGITFTDKPVTAFGGVALFVAFAQRIGLAGKLAETLPFVLTSPNATPSHHIVLAFLAGVLAGARRFAQLAVLQADVPVQQLFGLRRFPSTATFTRFFRRFTPKAITETFEPLWTWHLDRLPAQSQGYTLDLDSSVVERYGTQEGALKGYNPKKRGRPSHHPLFAMLAEARCIAHVWLRSGNTASARGATAFLAEALALCAGRVTLALVRADSGFFDNAILTALEAAELPYAIVARFTSLLQAGVYGLTFQPFAPGLEVAELQFQAKRWVRARRIVVVREVLAVRPDARGRVLLQVPGYRFHAVVTTLTLAPEEVWRIYNGRADSENRIKELKHAFGADGFCSQRFSATEAVLRFLCLLHNLIGEFQRHLGQRPIRTLATLRTTLFACGAILGAAGRQPMLRLSRARPWQATFLAHLSRLLPKDANCNAVPVTEAKI, from the coding sequence ATGCAGGCACAGGTTACCCCGTTGGATGGCTCCAAAGCAATCGGAATCACCTTCACCGACAAACCCGTGACGGCCTTTGGGGGCGTGGCGCTTTTCGTCGCCTTCGCCCAGCGGATCGGGCTGGCCGGCAAGCTCGCGGAGACGCTTCCGTTCGTCCTGACCTCGCCCAATGCGACCCCATCGCATCACATCGTCCTCGCGTTTCTCGCCGGCGTCTTGGCCGGGGCGCGCCGCTTTGCGCAACTCGCTGTCCTCCAAGCGGATGTCCCCGTCCAACAGCTCTTTGGCCTCCGTCGGTTCCCGAGTACGGCCACGTTCACCCGCTTCTTCCGACGGTTCACTCCGAAGGCGATCACCGAGACCTTCGAACCGCTGTGGACGTGGCATCTCGATCGACTGCCCGCGCAATCACAGGGCTACACCCTCGATCTGGACTCCAGCGTCGTGGAGCGCTACGGCACCCAAGAGGGGGCTCTGAAGGGCTATAACCCGAAGAAGCGCGGTCGCCCCTCGCATCACCCGCTCTTCGCGATGCTCGCGGAGGCGCGCTGTATTGCCCACGTCTGGCTGCGCAGCGGCAACACCGCCTCGGCCCGTGGAGCGACGGCCTTCCTCGCCGAGGCGCTGGCGCTGTGTGCCGGGCGAGTCACGCTCGCCCTCGTCCGAGCTGACAGCGGGTTCTTCGACAACGCGATCCTGACGGCCCTGGAGGCCGCCGAGTTGCCCTACGCCATCGTTGCGCGCTTCACGAGCCTGCTGCAGGCGGGCGTCTACGGCCTCACGTTTCAGCCCTTCGCGCCGGGCTTGGAGGTGGCCGAGCTGCAGTTTCAAGCGAAGCGATGGGTGCGAGCCAGACGGATCGTCGTCGTCCGAGAAGTGCTGGCGGTCCGTCCCGACGCCCGCGGTCGGGTCCTGCTCCAGGTGCCTGGCTACCGCTTCCACGCTGTCGTGACAACCCTTACGCTCGCGCCGGAGGAGGTCTGGCGGATCTACAATGGGCGAGCCGATAGCGAGAATCGGATCAAGGAACTCAAGCACGCCTTCGGGGCCGACGGGTTCTGCTCTCAGCGGTTCTCGGCGACCGAGGCGGTTCTGCGATTCCTCTGTCTGCTGCACAACCTGATCGGGGAGTTTCAGCGGCACCTCGGGCAGCGTCCGATCCGGACCCTGGCGACGCTCCGGACTACCCTCTTTGCGTGCGGGGCGATCCTGGGGGCAGCGGGACGACAGCCGATGCTCCGGCTCTCGCGCGCCAGACCGTGGCAGGCGACCTTCCTCGCACATCTCTCGCGCCTGCTCCCGAAGGACGCCAACTGCAATGCAGTTCCGGTGACAGAGGCTAAGATATGA
- a CDS encoding type II toxin-antitoxin system Phd/YefM family antitoxin, whose amino-acid sequence MKTVVSKSHFKPRALEYFRQVQTTGRALTITDHGKPVLKVVPYAEDPEAWLKPLRHSVLSYKRPTEPVGEEDWDALQ is encoded by the coding sequence ATGAAAACCGTCGTATCGAAGTCACACTTCAAACCCCGGGCTCTCGAATACTTCCGGCAGGTGCAGACAACCGGGCGGGCGCTTACTATTACTGATCACGGCAAACCGGTTCTGAAGGTCGTGCCCTACGCGGAGGATCCTGAAGCGTGGTTGAAGCCCCTCCGCCACAGCGTGCTGAGCTACAAGAGACCTACAGAACCGGTAGGCGAAGAAGACTGGGACGCCCTGCAGTGA